Part of the Candidatus Nealsonbacteria bacterium genome is shown below.
TTTTGATTGCTCACTAACCGGAACTATATGTGAAGCTTCAATATAAAAACCTTTTTTGGTGGGAATTCTAGAAAAATTATAGCCACAAAATTGGCAATAATAACCGTACAACTTTTTAAGGTCATCCATTATTTTTTTATTTCTAAAATGGATTTTTTGTTTTCTAACAATTGGTGCTTCCTGTATTTTCTTTAAGTCTGCTATAATTCTCTTTTTAAATTCATCACTTCCTAATAATAAATGAATCTCATTATCATAAAATTTGATTTGCGAACCTAAATTAAAAAATTCAAGAGAATGTTTCGCATTGTTGGCCCAGTTTTCATAATCTCTCTTATATTCCTTTGGCAATTTTTTATCTTCGGCTTCTTTTGTAATGTCATCACATTCTTTCTTAATAAATTCATCTAACTTATTTTTTTGTTCTTGCGTTAATTGACGATATTCAAGGATTAAATCGATAGCCTTTTGGATTTCGTTCTCATTTTTGATTTGAGAAACAAAATATTGAAATTCTTTAAATGATAAATCTTGAATTTTGTTATCGGATAATATCTTTAATAAAACGGGGTAAGGTGTTATTGAATATGTCATTCTATCTTTTTTCATTTCGAAATTTGATAAAAAATCATCCATAAAAAATTCTTTATTTTCATAATCTAGATATTCAAATGCTTTCTGTGTAAGTTGAACTTTCATTTTTTGACCCGCCCCGAAGCGTTTAATAAACCCCAGCGTGTCCAAATTTACCAATACTTGTTTTCTCATTGATAAAGCACTTTCTCTGCCACCCTTGCGCTTCATTTCCCTATTTAGTTTTTTTAAATTTTCATCTGTTGCGGTAAAAATTTCTTTACTGTCTGAAAATTTTTTTATTCCCAATAAGGCACTCGTTATGCTATTATGTGTCGTTTTTTCAGCTTGTACCAAATGCCATCCACGATAAGTGTTTTCGGCAATTAAATTTTTGAAATACAATTTTAGTTTTTCCATAGAATTAAAATTTACCAGTTTTTAATCTTTTATTTGCTAATAAAACATATTTTTTATTTGAATCGCATCCAATAAAATTTCTACCGAGTTTTTTGGCAGCTAGCGCCGTTGTTCCCGTACCCATAAAACAATCTAAAACTAAATCTCCCCGGTTA
Proteins encoded:
- a CDS encoding HNH endonuclease, which codes for MEKLKLYFKNLIAENTYRGWHLVQAEKTTHNSITSALLGIKKFSDSKEIFTATDENLKKLNREMKRKGGRESALSMRKQVLVNLDTLGFIKRFGAGQKMKVQLTQKAFEYLDYENKEFFMDDFLSNFEMKKDRMTYSITPYPVLLKILSDNKIQDLSFKEFQYFVSQIKNENEIQKAIDLILEYRQLTQEQKNKLDEFIKKECDDITKEAEDKKLPKEYKRDYENWANNAKHSLEFFNLGSQIKFYDNEIHLLLGSDEFKKRIIADLKKIQEAPIVRKQKIHFRNKKIMDDLKKLYGYYCQFCGYNFSRIPTKKGFYIEASHIVPVSEQSKYKGLDLNSPDNIVITCPNHHKMIDVHYPEFKKRLIVFEDGKKGLETSDGRVRLYLTLNEHL